One genomic window of Medicago truncatula cultivar Jemalong A17 chromosome 1, MtrunA17r5.0-ANR, whole genome shotgun sequence includes the following:
- the LOC25483310 gene encoding DNA topoisomerase 2 isoform X3 — protein MDVKFERVVCKVDDYSTMVTFKPDLTKFEMTCLEEDVVALMKKRVLDMAGCLGDTVTVELISEVIPFNSFKGYADFFLNCAQESTPFPLPRTHAKLSDSLEICLSLSDGKFQQVSFVNSIATIKGGTHVDYITKQITTYIKKEVLKMKEHVNVNADTVKNRLWVFVNARIDNPTFHSQTKEMLTTKPARLGLNSRLTHGQKSEIAKTLLPRIRICLKRTHVETHVEAMLAGGSERGKCTLILTHGEFAFAMAGVSAWLDPDLYGVFPLSSKLLNVRDSRKLLKKKEIQILMTILGLVRNKKYSDAESLRYGRLMIMANQDEDGAYLKGLLINFIYSFWPSLLKVSKFMSVFTIPIIKASNSKEGKELSFDSMQQYEDWEKDLGNTSTDDWEIEYCKGFTAAQEVKEYFQDLGERRAYFVWDDDDEQDGTSTSIELAFSKKAEEWKAWVCNSQMMQPGTCNYESKSIKYRDFVNKELLFFSMKNLQRFIPSMVDGLTLGQRKTLFCSFKMKLTKPTEVFRLTTYVALHSFFHDDEQSIASTIIGMAQDFVGSNNINLLIPYGQFGTRELGGKDHASFRKLCIKLNCVTRLLFPVDDDKLLEYLNEDGKSVEPNCLSPHRYIPIIPLVLVNGCHAMGTCFSSDIPKYHPCEIIENVRRFLNKEVMVPMKPWYRGFRGTIKKSAKGYTVNGLVERINEQTVRIEELPIRMWTEDYKKFLEKKTAQAHIESFRQIGVYEMVDFKVKMKPEKIATTEDEDKEELRRKFNLTCTISTSNMYLFDAEGKIMKYNSPEQILEEFCRLRQEYYVKRKEYLVKNFKQLLRSLKMKQTFITNVVYASCRIYRRAEFLTEILKKVKSSEPQVAGAIDYGSEEQKADEQETVATLGDYKYLSSLPLESFTRESLVKLEAELGEKKKELKTLKDTSPDSMWLNDLMLFEKEFDKLQKIQTEKDRNRSSMLKKKNDFAIDAKKLSQPRNNQKEADDDIPSLACHFESSSGEKIRGTFFGDLVQEKATPAKEGPTKAATTSKRKNVQPAESAGLSPNRKKVRMTRESPINKRSGSILDRAGNLDLSLNTDLFDDSTNDSYMSDNSDDEQRWTRDISDSDSDGQ, from the exons ATGGATGTTAAGTTTGAGCGAGTGGTATGCAAAGTTGATGACTACTCGACCATGGTGACCTTTAAGCCTGACTTAACCAAGTTTGAAATGACCTGTCTTGAAGAGGACGTTGTAGCTTTGATGAAAAAGCGTGTGCTGGACATGGCAGGGTGCCTTGGTGATACTGTTACGGTTGAACTAATCAGCGAAGTGATTCCATTCAACTCTTTCAAAGGTTATGCTGATTTCTTCTTGAATTGTGCTCAGGAGTCCACACCCTTTCCCCTGCCAAG GACTCATGCCAAACTAAGTGATAGCTTGGAGATTTGCCTGAGTCTAAGTGACGGGAAGTTTCAACAG gtcAGCTTTGTTAACTCCATTGCTACAATTAAGGGTGGGACTCATGTTGATTACATCACCAAGCAAATTACTACCTATATAAAGAAGGAAGTATTGAAGATGAAGGAGCATGTCAATGTGAATGCTGACACTGTGAAGAATCGTTTGTGGGTTTTTGTCAATGCTCGGATTGACAACCCTACCTTTCATTCTCAAACCAAAGAGATGTTAACCACTAAACCAGCTAGATTGGGTTTGAATTCAAGGCTGACTCATG GTCAAAAATCTGAAATTGCGAAAACCCTCCTACCACGGATACGGATATGTTTGAAACGAACACATGTGGAAACGCATGTGGAAGCCATGTTGGCTGGCGGATCCGAGCGTGGCAAATGTACCTTGATTTTGACACATGGAGAATTTGCCTTTGCT ATGGCCGGGGTCTCTGCTTGGTTGGATCCAGACCTCTATGGTGTGTTTCCATTGAGCAGCAAATTGCTCAATGTGAGGGACAGTAGAAAgctattaaaaaagaaagaaattcagATTCTGATGACCATTCTTGGACTTGTGCGAAACAAGAAATACAGTGATGCAGAATCTTTGAGATATGGCCGGTTGATGATTATGGCCAATCAG GATGAAGATGGCGCTTACTTAAAAGGACTATTGATAAACTTCATTTATTCATTCTGGCCATCACTACTTAAAGTTTCAAAATTCATGTCTGTGTTTACCATTCCTATTATAAAG GCTTCTAATTCAAAGGAGGGGAAGGAGTTATCATTTGATTCTATGCAGCAATATGAAGACTGGGAAAAAGATTTGGGTAACACCTCAACTGATGATTGGGAGATAGAGTACTGTAAG GGCTTTACTGCTGCGCAGGAAGTGAAAGAGTACTTTCAAGATCTTGGTGAGCGCAGGGCATATTTTGTttgggatgatgatgatgaacaagaTGGAACTTCAACTTCAATTGAGCTGGCATTCAGTAAAAAAGCTGAGGAATGGAAAGCTTGGGTTTGTAACTCTCAG ATGATGCAGCCTGGCACTTGTAATTATGAAAGCAAAAGTATAAAGTACAGGGATTTTGTTAACAAAGAACTTCTGTTCTTCTCAATGAAAAATCTCCAAAGGTTCATTCCGTCTATGGTAGATGGCCTTACACTTGGTCAAAGGAAGACTCTTTTCTGCTCCTTTAAGATGAAATTGACCAAACCAACAGAAGTTTTCCGATTAACTACTTATGTGGCTCTACATTCTTTTTTTCACGATGATGAACAAAGTATTGCTAGCACAATTATTGGAATGGCACAGGATTTTGTGGgcagcaacaacatcaatcttCTCATACCTTATGGTCAATTTGGCACTCGTGAGCTG GGTGGTAAAGACCATGCAAGTTTCAGAAAGTTATGCATTAAGCTAAATTGCGTTACTCGTCTCCTCTTCCCTGTGGATGATGATAAGCTTCTTGAATACTTGAATGAGGATGGGAAGTCCGTTGAACCAAACTG CTTGTCACCACACAGGTACATACCAATTATTCCTCTCGTGCTTGTTAATGGTTGCCATGCCATGGGGACATGTTTTAGTTCTGATATTCCCAAATATCATCCATGTGAAATTATTGAGAATGTAAGACGTTTCTTGAATAAAGAGGTAATGGTGCCAATGAAACCATGGTACAGAGGGTTCAGAGGAACCATTAAGAAAAGTGCCAAGGGCTATACAGTCAATGGTTTAGTGGAGAGAATAAATGAACAAACTGTCAGAATCGAAGAGCTTCCTATTCGAATGTGGACTGAAGATTATAAGAAGttccttgaaaaaaaaactgCTCAGGCGCACATTGAG AGTTTTAGGCAAATAGGGGTTTATGAAATGGTAGACTTTAAAGTCAAGATGAAGCCGGAAAAAATAGCTACAACAGAGGACGAAGATAAAGAAGAGTTACGCAGGAAGTTTAACCTGACGTGCACTATTAGCACAAGCAACATGTATCTTTTTGATGCAGAgggaaaaattatgaaatataacTCCCCAGAACAAA TTCTTGAAGAGTTCTGTAGACTTCGGCAGGAGTATTATGTGAAGAGAAAG GAATATCTAGTGAAGAACTTTAAACAACTTTTGCGGagtttaaaaatgaaacaaacttTTATAACCAATGTTGTTTATGCGTCATGCCGGATCTACCGAAGAGCTGAATTTTTGACTGAGATTCTGAAGAAAGTTAAATCTTCAGAACCACAAGTTGCAGGTGCAATTGATTACGGTTCAGAAGAGCAGAAAGCTGATGAGCAGGAAACTGTAGCGACATTGGGTGACTATAAGTATCTTTCATCCTTGCCTCTTGAAAGTTTCACCCGCGAAAGCCTTGTGAAGCTGGAAGCTGAACTTggtgaaaagaaaaaggagctTAAGACTTTGAAGGATACCTCACCAGATTCAATGTGGTTAAACGATCTCATGTTGTTTGAAAAGGAATTTGAT AAACTACAGAAAATTCAGACAGAAAAGGATCGAAACAGATCAAGcatgttgaagaaaaagaatgatTTTGCAATTGATGCAAAAAAGCTGTCACAACCACGAAATAATCAGAAG gaagctgatgatgataTTCCATCTCTTGCATGTCACTTTGAATCATCATCTGGTGAAAAGATACGAGGTACTTTTTTTGGGGACTTAGTTCAAGAGAAGGCTACCCCAGCTAAGGAGGGGCCTACAAAGGCAGCTACCActtccaaaagaaaaaatgttcaGCCAGCTGAAAGTGCAGGTTTATCACCCAATAGGAAGAAAGTGAGAATGACGAGGGAGTCGCCAATTAACAAGAGAAGTGGTTCTATACTGGACAGGGCTGGTAACTTGGATTTAAGTTTAAATACAGATTTATTCGATGACTCTACTAATGATTCTTATATGAGCGACAATTCTGATGATGAGCAACGGTGGACGAGGGATATTAGCGACAGTGATTCTGATGGCCAATGA
- the LOC25483310 gene encoding DNA topoisomerase 2 isoform X1 — MEKRCEPDTFIDSIKRKRKIQKQWVYEDGKIVHRKISYVPGLYNIFDIILVHAADKKRRDPSMNRLRVKIDTKMNEISVYHNGAPLIGDETFDDVINNFDLTNSYSTCFWVELADECGISRQEFSNNMDVKFERVVCKVDDYSTMVTFKPDLTKFEMTCLEEDVVALMKKRVLDMAGCLGDTVTVELISEVIPFNSFKGYADFFLNCAQESTPFPLPRTHAKLSDSLEICLSLSDGKFQQVSFVNSIATIKGGTHVDYITKQITTYIKKEVLKMKEHVNVNADTVKNRLWVFVNARIDNPTFHSQTKEMLTTKPARLGLNSRLTHGQKSEIAKTLLPRIRICLKRTHVETHVEAMLAGGSERGKCTLILTHGEFAFAMAGVSAWLDPDLYGVFPLSSKLLNVRDSRKLLKKKEIQILMTILGLVRNKKYSDAESLRYGRLMIMANQDEDGAYLKGLLINFIYSFWPSLLKVSKFMSVFTIPIIKASNSKEGKELSFDSMQQYEDWEKDLGNTSTDDWEIEYCKGFTAAQEVKEYFQDLGERRAYFVWDDDDEQDGTSTSIELAFSKKAEEWKAWVCNSQMMQPGTCNYESKSIKYRDFVNKELLFFSMKNLQRFIPSMVDGLTLGQRKTLFCSFKMKLTKPTEVFRLTTYVALHSFFHDDEQSIASTIIGMAQDFVGSNNINLLIPYGQFGTRELGGKDHASFRKLCIKLNCVTRLLFPVDDDKLLEYLNEDGKSVEPNCLSPHRYIPIIPLVLVNGCHAMGTCFSSDIPKYHPCEIIENVRRFLNKEVMVPMKPWYRGFRGTIKKSAKGYTVNGLVERINEQTVRIEELPIRMWTEDYKKFLEKKTAQAHIESFRQIGVYEMVDFKVKMKPEKIATTEDEDKEELRRKFNLTCTISTSNMYLFDAEGKIMKYNSPEQILEEFCRLRQEYYVKRKEYLVKNFKQLLRSLKMKQTFITNVVYASCRIYRRAEFLTEILKKVKSSEPQVAGAIDYGSEEQKADEQETVATLGDYKYLSSLPLESFTRESLVKLEAELGEKKKELKTLKDTSPDSMWLNDLMLFEKEFDKLQKIQTEKDRNRSSMLKKKNDFAIDAKKLSQPRNNQKEADDDIPSLACHFESSSGEKIRGTFFGDLVQEKATPAKEGPTKAATTSKRKNVQPAESAGLSPNRKKVRMTRESPINKRSGSILDRAGNLDLSLNTDLFDDSTNDSYMSDNSDDEQRWTRDISDSDSDGQ; from the exons ATGGAGAAACGGTGCGAACCCGATACCTTCATCGAttcaatcaaaagaaaaagaaaaatacagaaACAATGGGTTTACGAAGACGGCAAAATAGTTCACCGCAAAATCTCGTACGTCCCTGGTCTCTACAACATCTTCGACATAATCCTCGTTCACGCTGCTGATAAAAAACGGCGAGATCCAAGCATGAACCGGTTGAGAGTAAAAATTGATACTAAGATGAATGAGATTTCTGTTTACCACAACGGTGCTCCATTAATAGGCGATGAAACATTTGATGATGTAATAAACAATTTTGATCTCACGAATAGTTACTCGACTTGTTTTTGGGTTGAGCTTGCTGATGAATGTGGGATTTCGAGACAG GAGTTCAGTAATAATATGGATGTTAAGTTTGAGCGAGTGGTATGCAAAGTTGATGACTACTCGACCATGGTGACCTTTAAGCCTGACTTAACCAAGTTTGAAATGACCTGTCTTGAAGAGGACGTTGTAGCTTTGATGAAAAAGCGTGTGCTGGACATGGCAGGGTGCCTTGGTGATACTGTTACGGTTGAACTAATCAGCGAAGTGATTCCATTCAACTCTTTCAAAGGTTATGCTGATTTCTTCTTGAATTGTGCTCAGGAGTCCACACCCTTTCCCCTGCCAAG GACTCATGCCAAACTAAGTGATAGCTTGGAGATTTGCCTGAGTCTAAGTGACGGGAAGTTTCAACAG gtcAGCTTTGTTAACTCCATTGCTACAATTAAGGGTGGGACTCATGTTGATTACATCACCAAGCAAATTACTACCTATATAAAGAAGGAAGTATTGAAGATGAAGGAGCATGTCAATGTGAATGCTGACACTGTGAAGAATCGTTTGTGGGTTTTTGTCAATGCTCGGATTGACAACCCTACCTTTCATTCTCAAACCAAAGAGATGTTAACCACTAAACCAGCTAGATTGGGTTTGAATTCAAGGCTGACTCATG GTCAAAAATCTGAAATTGCGAAAACCCTCCTACCACGGATACGGATATGTTTGAAACGAACACATGTGGAAACGCATGTGGAAGCCATGTTGGCTGGCGGATCCGAGCGTGGCAAATGTACCTTGATTTTGACACATGGAGAATTTGCCTTTGCT ATGGCCGGGGTCTCTGCTTGGTTGGATCCAGACCTCTATGGTGTGTTTCCATTGAGCAGCAAATTGCTCAATGTGAGGGACAGTAGAAAgctattaaaaaagaaagaaattcagATTCTGATGACCATTCTTGGACTTGTGCGAAACAAGAAATACAGTGATGCAGAATCTTTGAGATATGGCCGGTTGATGATTATGGCCAATCAG GATGAAGATGGCGCTTACTTAAAAGGACTATTGATAAACTTCATTTATTCATTCTGGCCATCACTACTTAAAGTTTCAAAATTCATGTCTGTGTTTACCATTCCTATTATAAAG GCTTCTAATTCAAAGGAGGGGAAGGAGTTATCATTTGATTCTATGCAGCAATATGAAGACTGGGAAAAAGATTTGGGTAACACCTCAACTGATGATTGGGAGATAGAGTACTGTAAG GGCTTTACTGCTGCGCAGGAAGTGAAAGAGTACTTTCAAGATCTTGGTGAGCGCAGGGCATATTTTGTttgggatgatgatgatgaacaagaTGGAACTTCAACTTCAATTGAGCTGGCATTCAGTAAAAAAGCTGAGGAATGGAAAGCTTGGGTTTGTAACTCTCAG ATGATGCAGCCTGGCACTTGTAATTATGAAAGCAAAAGTATAAAGTACAGGGATTTTGTTAACAAAGAACTTCTGTTCTTCTCAATGAAAAATCTCCAAAGGTTCATTCCGTCTATGGTAGATGGCCTTACACTTGGTCAAAGGAAGACTCTTTTCTGCTCCTTTAAGATGAAATTGACCAAACCAACAGAAGTTTTCCGATTAACTACTTATGTGGCTCTACATTCTTTTTTTCACGATGATGAACAAAGTATTGCTAGCACAATTATTGGAATGGCACAGGATTTTGTGGgcagcaacaacatcaatcttCTCATACCTTATGGTCAATTTGGCACTCGTGAGCTG GGTGGTAAAGACCATGCAAGTTTCAGAAAGTTATGCATTAAGCTAAATTGCGTTACTCGTCTCCTCTTCCCTGTGGATGATGATAAGCTTCTTGAATACTTGAATGAGGATGGGAAGTCCGTTGAACCAAACTG CTTGTCACCACACAGGTACATACCAATTATTCCTCTCGTGCTTGTTAATGGTTGCCATGCCATGGGGACATGTTTTAGTTCTGATATTCCCAAATATCATCCATGTGAAATTATTGAGAATGTAAGACGTTTCTTGAATAAAGAGGTAATGGTGCCAATGAAACCATGGTACAGAGGGTTCAGAGGAACCATTAAGAAAAGTGCCAAGGGCTATACAGTCAATGGTTTAGTGGAGAGAATAAATGAACAAACTGTCAGAATCGAAGAGCTTCCTATTCGAATGTGGACTGAAGATTATAAGAAGttccttgaaaaaaaaactgCTCAGGCGCACATTGAG AGTTTTAGGCAAATAGGGGTTTATGAAATGGTAGACTTTAAAGTCAAGATGAAGCCGGAAAAAATAGCTACAACAGAGGACGAAGATAAAGAAGAGTTACGCAGGAAGTTTAACCTGACGTGCACTATTAGCACAAGCAACATGTATCTTTTTGATGCAGAgggaaaaattatgaaatataacTCCCCAGAACAAA TTCTTGAAGAGTTCTGTAGACTTCGGCAGGAGTATTATGTGAAGAGAAAG GAATATCTAGTGAAGAACTTTAAACAACTTTTGCGGagtttaaaaatgaaacaaacttTTATAACCAATGTTGTTTATGCGTCATGCCGGATCTACCGAAGAGCTGAATTTTTGACTGAGATTCTGAAGAAAGTTAAATCTTCAGAACCACAAGTTGCAGGTGCAATTGATTACGGTTCAGAAGAGCAGAAAGCTGATGAGCAGGAAACTGTAGCGACATTGGGTGACTATAAGTATCTTTCATCCTTGCCTCTTGAAAGTTTCACCCGCGAAAGCCTTGTGAAGCTGGAAGCTGAACTTggtgaaaagaaaaaggagctTAAGACTTTGAAGGATACCTCACCAGATTCAATGTGGTTAAACGATCTCATGTTGTTTGAAAAGGAATTTGAT AAACTACAGAAAATTCAGACAGAAAAGGATCGAAACAGATCAAGcatgttgaagaaaaagaatgatTTTGCAATTGATGCAAAAAAGCTGTCACAACCACGAAATAATCAGAAG gaagctgatgatgataTTCCATCTCTTGCATGTCACTTTGAATCATCATCTGGTGAAAAGATACGAGGTACTTTTTTTGGGGACTTAGTTCAAGAGAAGGCTACCCCAGCTAAGGAGGGGCCTACAAAGGCAGCTACCActtccaaaagaaaaaatgttcaGCCAGCTGAAAGTGCAGGTTTATCACCCAATAGGAAGAAAGTGAGAATGACGAGGGAGTCGCCAATTAACAAGAGAAGTGGTTCTATACTGGACAGGGCTGGTAACTTGGATTTAAGTTTAAATACAGATTTATTCGATGACTCTACTAATGATTCTTATATGAGCGACAATTCTGATGATGAGCAACGGTGGACGAGGGATATTAGCGACAGTGATTCTGATGGCCAATGA
- the LOC25483310 gene encoding DNA topoisomerase 2 isoform X2: MEKRCEPDTFIDSIKRKRKIQKQWVYEDGKIVHRKISYVPGLYNIFDIILVHAADKKRRDPSMNRLRVKIDTKMNEISVYHNGAPLIGDETFDDVINNFDLTNSYSTCFWVELADECGISRQEFSNNMDVKFERVVCKVDDYSTMVTFKPDLTKFEMTCLEEDVVALMKKRVLDMAGCLGDTVTVELISEVIPFNSFKGYADFFLNCAQESTPFPLPRTHAKLSDSLEICLSLSDGKFQQVSFVNSIATIKGGTHVDYITKQITTYIKKEVLKMKEHVNVNADTVKNRLWVFVNARIDNPTFHSQTKEMLTTKPARLGLNSRLTHGQKSEIAKTLLPRIRICLKRTHVETHVEAMLAGGSERGKCTLILTHGEFAFAMAGVSAWLDPDLYGVFPLSSKLLNVRDSRKLLKKKEIQILMTILGLVRNKKYSDAESLRYGRLMIMANQDEDGAYLKGLLINFIYSFWPSLLKVSKFMSVFTIPIIKASNSKEGKELSFDSMQQYEDWEKDLGNTSTDDWEIEYCKGFTAAQEVKEYFQDLGERRAYFVWDDDDEQDGTSTSIELAFSKKAEEWKAWVCNSQMMQPGTCNYESKSIKYRDFVNKELLFFSMKNLQRFIPSMVDGLTLGQRKTLFCSFKMKLTKPTEVFRLTTYVALHSFFHDDEQSIASTIIGMAQDFVGSNNINLLIPYGQFGTRELGGKDHASFRKLCIKLNCVTRLLFPVDDDKLLEYLNEDGKSVEPNWYIPIIPLVLVNGCHAMGTCFSSDIPKYHPCEIIENVRRFLNKEVMVPMKPWYRGFRGTIKKSAKGYTVNGLVERINEQTVRIEELPIRMWTEDYKKFLEKKTAQAHIESFRQIGVYEMVDFKVKMKPEKIATTEDEDKEELRRKFNLTCTISTSNMYLFDAEGKIMKYNSPEQILEEFCRLRQEYYVKRKEYLVKNFKQLLRSLKMKQTFITNVVYASCRIYRRAEFLTEILKKVKSSEPQVAGAIDYGSEEQKADEQETVATLGDYKYLSSLPLESFTRESLVKLEAELGEKKKELKTLKDTSPDSMWLNDLMLFEKEFDKLQKIQTEKDRNRSSMLKKKNDFAIDAKKLSQPRNNQKEADDDIPSLACHFESSSGEKIRGTFFGDLVQEKATPAKEGPTKAATTSKRKNVQPAESAGLSPNRKKVRMTRESPINKRSGSILDRAGNLDLSLNTDLFDDSTNDSYMSDNSDDEQRWTRDISDSDSDGQ; the protein is encoded by the exons ATGGAGAAACGGTGCGAACCCGATACCTTCATCGAttcaatcaaaagaaaaagaaaaatacagaaACAATGGGTTTACGAAGACGGCAAAATAGTTCACCGCAAAATCTCGTACGTCCCTGGTCTCTACAACATCTTCGACATAATCCTCGTTCACGCTGCTGATAAAAAACGGCGAGATCCAAGCATGAACCGGTTGAGAGTAAAAATTGATACTAAGATGAATGAGATTTCTGTTTACCACAACGGTGCTCCATTAATAGGCGATGAAACATTTGATGATGTAATAAACAATTTTGATCTCACGAATAGTTACTCGACTTGTTTTTGGGTTGAGCTTGCTGATGAATGTGGGATTTCGAGACAG GAGTTCAGTAATAATATGGATGTTAAGTTTGAGCGAGTGGTATGCAAAGTTGATGACTACTCGACCATGGTGACCTTTAAGCCTGACTTAACCAAGTTTGAAATGACCTGTCTTGAAGAGGACGTTGTAGCTTTGATGAAAAAGCGTGTGCTGGACATGGCAGGGTGCCTTGGTGATACTGTTACGGTTGAACTAATCAGCGAAGTGATTCCATTCAACTCTTTCAAAGGTTATGCTGATTTCTTCTTGAATTGTGCTCAGGAGTCCACACCCTTTCCCCTGCCAAG GACTCATGCCAAACTAAGTGATAGCTTGGAGATTTGCCTGAGTCTAAGTGACGGGAAGTTTCAACAG gtcAGCTTTGTTAACTCCATTGCTACAATTAAGGGTGGGACTCATGTTGATTACATCACCAAGCAAATTACTACCTATATAAAGAAGGAAGTATTGAAGATGAAGGAGCATGTCAATGTGAATGCTGACACTGTGAAGAATCGTTTGTGGGTTTTTGTCAATGCTCGGATTGACAACCCTACCTTTCATTCTCAAACCAAAGAGATGTTAACCACTAAACCAGCTAGATTGGGTTTGAATTCAAGGCTGACTCATG GTCAAAAATCTGAAATTGCGAAAACCCTCCTACCACGGATACGGATATGTTTGAAACGAACACATGTGGAAACGCATGTGGAAGCCATGTTGGCTGGCGGATCCGAGCGTGGCAAATGTACCTTGATTTTGACACATGGAGAATTTGCCTTTGCT ATGGCCGGGGTCTCTGCTTGGTTGGATCCAGACCTCTATGGTGTGTTTCCATTGAGCAGCAAATTGCTCAATGTGAGGGACAGTAGAAAgctattaaaaaagaaagaaattcagATTCTGATGACCATTCTTGGACTTGTGCGAAACAAGAAATACAGTGATGCAGAATCTTTGAGATATGGCCGGTTGATGATTATGGCCAATCAG GATGAAGATGGCGCTTACTTAAAAGGACTATTGATAAACTTCATTTATTCATTCTGGCCATCACTACTTAAAGTTTCAAAATTCATGTCTGTGTTTACCATTCCTATTATAAAG GCTTCTAATTCAAAGGAGGGGAAGGAGTTATCATTTGATTCTATGCAGCAATATGAAGACTGGGAAAAAGATTTGGGTAACACCTCAACTGATGATTGGGAGATAGAGTACTGTAAG GGCTTTACTGCTGCGCAGGAAGTGAAAGAGTACTTTCAAGATCTTGGTGAGCGCAGGGCATATTTTGTttgggatgatgatgatgaacaagaTGGAACTTCAACTTCAATTGAGCTGGCATTCAGTAAAAAAGCTGAGGAATGGAAAGCTTGGGTTTGTAACTCTCAG ATGATGCAGCCTGGCACTTGTAATTATGAAAGCAAAAGTATAAAGTACAGGGATTTTGTTAACAAAGAACTTCTGTTCTTCTCAATGAAAAATCTCCAAAGGTTCATTCCGTCTATGGTAGATGGCCTTACACTTGGTCAAAGGAAGACTCTTTTCTGCTCCTTTAAGATGAAATTGACCAAACCAACAGAAGTTTTCCGATTAACTACTTATGTGGCTCTACATTCTTTTTTTCACGATGATGAACAAAGTATTGCTAGCACAATTATTGGAATGGCACAGGATTTTGTGGgcagcaacaacatcaatcttCTCATACCTTATGGTCAATTTGGCACTCGTGAGCTG GGTGGTAAAGACCATGCAAGTTTCAGAAAGTTATGCATTAAGCTAAATTGCGTTACTCGTCTCCTCTTCCCTGTGGATGATGATAAGCTTCTTGAATACTTGAATGAGGATGGGAAGTCCGTTGAACCAAACTG GTACATACCAATTATTCCTCTCGTGCTTGTTAATGGTTGCCATGCCATGGGGACATGTTTTAGTTCTGATATTCCCAAATATCATCCATGTGAAATTATTGAGAATGTAAGACGTTTCTTGAATAAAGAGGTAATGGTGCCAATGAAACCATGGTACAGAGGGTTCAGAGGAACCATTAAGAAAAGTGCCAAGGGCTATACAGTCAATGGTTTAGTGGAGAGAATAAATGAACAAACTGTCAGAATCGAAGAGCTTCCTATTCGAATGTGGACTGAAGATTATAAGAAGttccttgaaaaaaaaactgCTCAGGCGCACATTGAG AGTTTTAGGCAAATAGGGGTTTATGAAATGGTAGACTTTAAAGTCAAGATGAAGCCGGAAAAAATAGCTACAACAGAGGACGAAGATAAAGAAGAGTTACGCAGGAAGTTTAACCTGACGTGCACTATTAGCACAAGCAACATGTATCTTTTTGATGCAGAgggaaaaattatgaaatataacTCCCCAGAACAAA TTCTTGAAGAGTTCTGTAGACTTCGGCAGGAGTATTATGTGAAGAGAAAG GAATATCTAGTGAAGAACTTTAAACAACTTTTGCGGagtttaaaaatgaaacaaacttTTATAACCAATGTTGTTTATGCGTCATGCCGGATCTACCGAAGAGCTGAATTTTTGACTGAGATTCTGAAGAAAGTTAAATCTTCAGAACCACAAGTTGCAGGTGCAATTGATTACGGTTCAGAAGAGCAGAAAGCTGATGAGCAGGAAACTGTAGCGACATTGGGTGACTATAAGTATCTTTCATCCTTGCCTCTTGAAAGTTTCACCCGCGAAAGCCTTGTGAAGCTGGAAGCTGAACTTggtgaaaagaaaaaggagctTAAGACTTTGAAGGATACCTCACCAGATTCAATGTGGTTAAACGATCTCATGTTGTTTGAAAAGGAATTTGAT AAACTACAGAAAATTCAGACAGAAAAGGATCGAAACAGATCAAGcatgttgaagaaaaagaatgatTTTGCAATTGATGCAAAAAAGCTGTCACAACCACGAAATAATCAGAAG gaagctgatgatgataTTCCATCTCTTGCATGTCACTTTGAATCATCATCTGGTGAAAAGATACGAGGTACTTTTTTTGGGGACTTAGTTCAAGAGAAGGCTACCCCAGCTAAGGAGGGGCCTACAAAGGCAGCTACCActtccaaaagaaaaaatgttcaGCCAGCTGAAAGTGCAGGTTTATCACCCAATAGGAAGAAAGTGAGAATGACGAGGGAGTCGCCAATTAACAAGAGAAGTGGTTCTATACTGGACAGGGCTGGTAACTTGGATTTAAGTTTAAATACAGATTTATTCGATGACTCTACTAATGATTCTTATATGAGCGACAATTCTGATGATGAGCAACGGTGGACGAGGGATATTAGCGACAGTGATTCTGATGGCCAATGA